A genomic window from Catenulispora sp. MAP5-51 includes:
- a CDS encoding DEAD/DEAH box helicase has translation MPRRQTFTNSSGVKAVLHAAADAETAIREMHDGEERRHQAVRDAYQASHAVAVIGRLRAISIERLRDVTGARLPVTKLEEAGYKSIADLLEATPEQLRQVPGIGAKGAERTVEAARHIAEAATAGTHVTADMDLRVDDAATLLAALYRVQTADRVLLKVREPAKRIGGALTTLAGAAKPLSSRMRRAIIGRARREEAQDAVDRLDGLLTDPETARDLDRIKAANEKLRGVKPPRRHTVRTDFEKRSADYFSTLSRIAGARANGEAARGFLPTSLADRIAMQDLDQTHLRVSLRAYQAFGVRFALAQKRVVIGDEMGCGKTVEAIATLAHLRAEGAKYFLVVVPASVLINWLREVRAHSALRPYRLHGPEGEGARKAWLSGGGVGVTTFEALPNLDLPPRTEIAMLVVDEAHYVKNPGTLRSKAVREWTDRVERVMFLTGTPMENRVEEFRNLVDYLQPDLVDSVGEIDAVAGSEAFRKAVAPAYLRRNQEDVLSELPEMVQIEEWEEFGAEEEATYRDAVAARNFMAMRRAAYASGDPATSAKLRRLVEICDEAEANGRKVVVFSYFRDVLETVCRTLGERATGPLTGSMQPQHRQELVDDFTASKKPGVLVSQIQAGGVGLNMQAASVVILCEPQVKPTLETQAIARAHRMGQIRRVQVHRLLVADSVDQRMLEILDAKSGLFDAYARRSETAETMPEAKDLSDAAVRKHVIDAERERLGLEKSSTPR, from the coding sequence ATGCCCAGACGGCAGACGTTCACCAACTCGTCCGGTGTGAAGGCCGTACTCCACGCGGCTGCCGACGCCGAGACGGCGATCCGCGAGATGCACGACGGCGAGGAACGCCGCCACCAGGCCGTGCGCGACGCTTATCAAGCGTCTCACGCGGTGGCGGTGATCGGCCGGCTCCGGGCCATCTCGATCGAGCGCCTCCGGGACGTGACCGGCGCGCGATTGCCGGTCACGAAGCTGGAGGAGGCCGGCTACAAGTCCATCGCCGACCTGCTGGAGGCGACGCCGGAGCAGCTGCGGCAGGTGCCCGGGATCGGGGCCAAGGGCGCCGAGCGGACCGTGGAGGCGGCGCGCCACATCGCCGAGGCGGCCACGGCCGGCACCCACGTCACCGCCGACATGGACCTGCGGGTCGACGACGCCGCCACGCTGCTGGCCGCCCTCTACCGCGTCCAGACCGCGGACCGGGTGCTGCTGAAGGTCCGCGAGCCGGCCAAGCGGATCGGCGGGGCGCTGACCACCCTGGCCGGCGCCGCCAAGCCGCTGAGCAGCAGGATGCGGCGCGCGATCATCGGCCGCGCCCGCCGCGAGGAGGCGCAGGACGCGGTCGACCGGCTGGACGGTCTGCTCACCGATCCCGAGACGGCCCGGGACCTGGACCGGATCAAGGCGGCGAACGAGAAGCTGCGCGGGGTGAAGCCGCCCCGGCGCCACACCGTCCGCACCGACTTCGAGAAGCGCTCCGCCGACTACTTCAGCACCCTGAGCCGCATCGCCGGCGCGCGGGCGAACGGCGAGGCGGCGCGCGGGTTCCTGCCGACCAGCCTGGCCGACCGCATCGCGATGCAGGATCTGGACCAGACCCATCTGCGCGTCTCCTTACGTGCCTACCAAGCGTTCGGGGTCCGGTTCGCGCTGGCCCAGAAGCGGGTCGTCATCGGCGACGAGATGGGCTGCGGCAAGACCGTCGAGGCGATAGCCACGCTGGCGCATCTGCGGGCCGAGGGCGCCAAGTACTTCCTGGTCGTCGTCCCCGCCAGCGTCCTGATCAACTGGCTGCGGGAAGTGCGCGCGCACAGCGCCCTGCGGCCGTACCGGCTGCACGGCCCGGAGGGGGAGGGCGCCCGCAAGGCCTGGCTCTCCGGCGGCGGCGTCGGCGTCACCACCTTCGAGGCCCTGCCGAACCTGGACCTGCCGCCGCGCACGGAGATCGCGATGCTGGTCGTCGACGAGGCGCACTACGTGAAGAACCCCGGCACGCTGCGCTCCAAGGCGGTGCGCGAGTGGACCGACCGGGTGGAGCGCGTCATGTTCCTCACCGGCACCCCGATGGAGAACCGCGTCGAGGAGTTCCGGAACCTGGTCGACTACCTCCAGCCGGACCTGGTCGACTCGGTCGGCGAGATCGACGCGGTCGCCGGCTCGGAGGCGTTCCGCAAGGCCGTGGCCCCGGCCTACCTGCGCCGTAACCAGGAGGACGTGCTCTCCGAGCTGCCCGAGATGGTGCAGATCGAGGAGTGGGAGGAGTTCGGGGCCGAGGAGGAGGCCACGTACCGGGACGCGGTCGCCGCCCGCAACTTCATGGCGATGCGCCGCGCGGCCTACGCCTCGGGCGACCCGGCCACCTCGGCGAAACTGCGCCGCCTGGTCGAGATCTGCGACGAAGCCGAGGCCAACGGCCGCAAGGTCGTCGTCTTCTCCTACTTCCGCGACGTCCTGGAAACGGTGTGTCGCACCCTCGGCGAGCGCGCCACCGGCCCCCTGACCGGCTCCATGCAACCGCAGCACCGCCAGGAGCTGGTCGACGACTTCACCGCCTCGAAGAAGCCCGGCGTGCTGGTCAGCCAGATCCAGGCCGGCGGCGTGGGCCTGAACATGCAGGCGGCCTCCGTGGTCATCCTCTGCGAACCCCAGGTCAAGCCGACCCTGGAGACCCAGGCGATCGCCCGCGCCCACCGCATGGGCCAGATCCGCCGGGTCCAGGTCCACCGCCTGCTGGTCGCCGACAGCGTCGACCAGCGGATGCTGGAGATCCTCGACGCGAAATCAGGACTCTTCGACGCCTACGCCCGCCGCAGCGAGACCGCCGAGACGATGCCGGAAGCCAAGGACTTGTCCGACGCCGCGGTGCGCAAGCACGTCATCGACGCGGAGCGGGAGCGGCTCGGGTTGGAGAAGTCCTCTACACCGCGTTAG
- a CDS encoding putative Ig domain-containing protein, giving the protein MRRILMAGAVASAVSTIAALAALAQPAQAASVPQIVPAGCAATATAGQAHCDALQLVRGGSNPAAPTGFGPSDIQSAYNLGGNPGSGQTVAIVDAYDDPNAESDLATYRSQWGLSACTTSNGCFSKVDQSGGTTYPSGDSGWGVEITLDLDAVSAACPGCHIMLVEANTNNDTDLGAAVDEAVKLGAKFVSNSYSDAESNFSTGLDTHYNHPGVMIAAATGDNGTQSGSNAQFPATFPSVVAVGGTSLSKASNSRGWSESVWSSGGSGCSSLFAKPSYQQNVTTGCSKRASADVSADANPNTGLAVYDSYGQSGWLEYGGTSLATPLISAMWAQAGAPASGDNGVSYLYANEAKFNDVTSGSNGSCGTVICNAGTGWDGPTGVGTPNGVSGFASGTTPPPPANDFSVSVSPASGSVNPGSSATATVGTKVTSGSAVTVQLSASGLPSGASASFSPASVGAGSSSTLTISTSASTPAGTYSVTVTGTAGSTSHTAAYSLTVNGSTGGGTVTVSNPGNQIWFVGFQSQGLQIQATDSKNLPLTFRATGLPPGLSISSSGVISGTPTTAGTYQVTVTATDSGGGSAKTAFSYQIYGF; this is encoded by the coding sequence ATGAGGCGGATACTCATGGCCGGCGCGGTCGCGTCGGCCGTATCCACCATCGCCGCTCTGGCGGCCTTGGCCCAGCCCGCGCAGGCGGCCTCGGTCCCGCAGATCGTCCCCGCCGGCTGCGCCGCCACCGCAACCGCCGGGCAGGCCCACTGCGACGCCCTCCAACTGGTGCGCGGCGGATCGAACCCCGCGGCCCCGACCGGCTTCGGCCCCAGCGACATCCAGTCCGCCTACAACCTGGGCGGCAACCCCGGCAGCGGCCAGACGGTCGCCATCGTGGACGCCTACGACGATCCCAACGCCGAGAGCGACCTGGCCACCTACCGCTCGCAGTGGGGCCTGTCGGCGTGCACCACGTCGAACGGCTGCTTCTCGAAGGTGGACCAGAGCGGCGGCACCACCTATCCCAGCGGCGACTCCGGCTGGGGCGTGGAGATCACGCTGGACCTGGACGCGGTGAGCGCGGCCTGTCCCGGGTGCCACATCATGCTGGTGGAGGCGAACACCAACAACGACACCGATCTGGGCGCCGCCGTCGACGAGGCGGTCAAGCTCGGCGCGAAGTTCGTGTCCAACAGCTACTCCGACGCCGAGAGCAACTTCAGCACCGGGCTGGACACGCACTACAACCACCCCGGCGTGATGATCGCGGCGGCGACCGGCGACAACGGCACCCAGTCCGGCTCGAACGCCCAGTTCCCGGCGACCTTCCCGAGCGTGGTGGCGGTCGGCGGCACCTCGCTGAGCAAGGCCTCGAACTCGCGCGGCTGGTCGGAGTCGGTGTGGAGCAGCGGCGGCTCCGGCTGCTCCTCGCTGTTCGCCAAGCCCTCCTACCAGCAGAACGTCACGACCGGCTGCTCGAAGCGGGCCAGCGCCGACGTCTCGGCCGACGCCAACCCGAACACCGGCCTGGCCGTCTACGACAGCTACGGCCAGTCCGGCTGGCTGGAGTACGGCGGCACCTCGCTGGCCACGCCGCTGATCTCGGCGATGTGGGCCCAGGCCGGCGCCCCGGCCTCCGGTGACAACGGCGTGTCCTATCTCTACGCCAACGAGGCCAAGTTCAACGACGTCACCAGCGGCAGCAACGGCTCGTGCGGCACGGTGATCTGCAACGCGGGCACCGGCTGGGACGGCCCGACCGGCGTCGGCACGCCCAACGGCGTCTCCGGCTTCGCCTCGGGCACCACCCCGCCGCCGCCCGCCAACGACTTCTCGGTGTCGGTGAGCCCGGCCTCCGGCTCGGTGAACCCCGGGTCCTCGGCCACGGCCACCGTCGGCACCAAGGTCACCTCCGGCTCGGCGGTGACGGTGCAGCTGTCCGCCTCCGGTCTGCCCTCCGGCGCCTCGGCGAGCTTCAGCCCGGCCTCGGTCGGCGCCGGCAGCAGCTCGACGCTGACGATCAGCACCTCGGCGTCCACACCGGCCGGGACGTACTCGGTGACCGTCACCGGGACCGCGGGGAGCACGTCCCACACCGCGGCCTACTCGCTCACCGTCAACGGCAGCACCGGCGGCGGGACCGTCACGGTGTCGAACCCCGGCAACCAGATCTGGTTCGTCGGCTTCCAGTCCCAGGGTCTGCAGATCCAGGCCACGGACAGCAAGAACCTGCCGCTGACCTTCCGCGCCACCGGCCTGCCCCCGGGCCTGAGCATCAGCTCGTCCGGCGTCATCTCCGGGACCCCGACCACGGCGGGCACCTACCAGGTGACCGTCACGGCCACGGACTCCGGCGGCGGCTCGGCCAAGACCGCCTTCTCCTACCAGATATACGGATTCTGA